A segment of the Streptomyces sp. Tu 2975 genome:
CACCGGGTGCTTCCGTCACCGTCGGCTTCGTCACCTCCGCGAGCGGAAAGGCCGCCGACCCGACGGCCTGTCTCATCGACGAGATCAAGTGCTCGGTGGACGGCGGGGCCACGCCGCAGCCGAGCGGCCGGCCCACGGAGCAGCCCACGCCCACGCCCACGCCGACCGCCACCCCGACCCAGAAGCCGACGCCCACCCCCACCGCCACGGCCACCCCGACGCCCACGCCGACCGGGGCCCCGAAGCCGGGCGACGCAGCCCGCTATGCGCCGTACATCGACACCTCGCTGTACCCGGCCTACGACATGCTCGACACGGCGGCGAAGACGGGCGTCAAGGAGTTCAACCTCGCCTTCATCACCTCCGGCGGCAGCTGCGCCCCGCTGTGGGGCGGTGTCACCGACCTCGCGAACGACAAGGTCGCGGCCCAGATCGGCGACCTGCGGGCCAAGGGCGGCGACGTCCGGGTCTCCTTCGGCGGCGCGGCCGGCCACGAACTGGCGCTGAACTGCTCCTCCGCCGACGACCTGGCGAAGGCCTACGGCAAGGTCATCGACACCTACAAGCTCACCAAGGTCGACTTCGACATCGAGGGCGCGGCGCTGCCCGACACCGCCGCCAACTCACGGCGCTCGCAGGCCATCGCGCAGCTCCAGAAGTCGCACCCCGGCCTGAACGTCTCCTTCACCCTGCCCGTCATGCCGGAGGGCCTCACCCAGCCCGGCGTGGACCTGGTCGCCGACGCCGGGAAGAACGGCGTCCGCGTCGACGCGGTCAACATCATGGCGATGGACTACGGCCCGGCGTACAGCGGTGACATGGGCGAGTACGCGATCCAGGCGGCCACCGCCACCCAGGCGCAGATCAAGGGCGTGCTCGGGCTCTCGGACGCGGCCGCGTGGCAGGCCGTCGCGGTCACTCCGATGATCGGCGTGAACGACGTGGTGACGGAGATCTTCAAGGTCGACGACGCCGCGCAACTGGTGAAGTTCGCCGAGTCGAAGAACCTGGGCTGGCTGTCGATGTGGTCCTCGACCCGCGACAAGCAGTGCGCGGGCGGGGAGAAGCCGGCGGCGGACGCTACGTGCAGCTCGATCCTGCAGGAGCCGCTGGCGTTCACGAAGGCCTTCTCCGCGTACAAGTAGCCAACCCGTCCCCCCACGGCGACGCCCCGGGCCGGCCCCACCCGCCCGGGGCCCCGCCACGCCCTTCCACCCGACCGGGCATCGCCCGCTGCCGTCACCGCGCTCCGCTCGGCGGCTGGGCCCAGCAGGCCCCTTGGCCTCGAACTCCCCTACGGTCTGGCGGCCGCGGGCGGTGCGCCCAGCGGCTGGATTGCCGCCGCCCGCGGCGCGGCCGGGAGCCGCCGCCCCGGGCGAGGCCGGCGGCGCGGGGCAGGGCTGGAGATGCCGCTGAGCGGCATCTCCAGCCCGTCCGGCGTTCGAGGACACCGCGCGGAGCGCGGTACGGGTCCGGGCGGAGCCGGTTCCGGGAAGGGGCGGGGAGGGGAGCAAGCCCGCGCAGCGGCCCACCCGCCCGCGGCCACGGCGCCGTCAGCCCTTGACGGCGCCCTGCATGATGCCCCCCACGATCTGCCTGCCGAAGACGACGAACGCGATCAGCAACGGCAGCGTCCCCAGCAGCGCCCCCGCCATGATCACCGACTGGTCGGGGATGTAGCCCTGGCCGAGGCCCGCCAGAGCCACCTGCACCGTCGGGTTGCCGCTCTGCGTCAGCGCGAGGATCGGCCAGAAGAAGTCGTTCCAGGCCATCACGAACGTCAGCATCCCGAGGACGGCCATCGCCGGCCGCGCCGCCGGGAAGACGATGTGCCACACCACACGGAGGCTGCTCGCGCCGTCGACCCTGGCGGCCTCGATCAGCTCGGTGGGCAGTGCCTCCATCAGGTACTGGCGCATGAAGAACACCCCGAAGGCGCTGACCAGCGTGGGCAGGATGACGGACCGGAGCTGGTCGGTCCAGGACAGTTCGGCGATCAGCATGTACAGCGGTACGACGCTGAGCTGCGGCGGCACCATCATCGTGCCGATGACGAGCAGCAGCAGCGCGTTCTTCATCCTGAACCGCAGCTTGGCGAAGGCGAATCCGGCGAACGTGGCGAAGACCACCGTGCCCGTGGCGACCGACCCGGCGACGATCGTCGTGTTGAGCAGGGCGGTGCCCATGTTCGCGTCGGTCCAGGCGATCTCCAGATTGCGGAAGAGCCGGCTGCCGAACCAGAACGGCGGCGGAGTCTGTGCGAGCCGGGTGTTGGTGCGGGAAGCGGCGACCGCCGTCCACACCAGTGGGAAGAGGGAGCCGGCGGTGAACACGATCAGCGCGGCGTAGGCGAATCTCCCGCCGTGCAGCTGCCGCCCCGCCCGCCCTTTGCGCCCTGTCATCGTCGTCTCCGCTCCGCTCTACGCGCTCTTGCCCAGGCGGCGCGCGACCAGCCAGTTCACCGCGCCGACGACCAGCAGGATCAGGAACATCGCCCAGGCGATCGCGGAGGCCCGGCCCAGGTGCAGGTTCACCCACCCCTGCTCGTACAGATAGAGACCCAGCGTCTGGAACTGGTGGTCCGCGCCGCCCGTCGCGCCCGCCCCGCCGCTGAACAGCAACGGCTCGCCGAACAGCTGGGTCGCGCCGATCGTGGAGACCACGCAGGTGAACAGGATCGTGTGGCGCAAGGACGGCACCGTGACATGGATGAACTGCTGCCACGGCGAGGCCCCGTCGAGCGCGGCCGACTCGTACAGGTCCTTCGGGACGGCCTGCATCGCGGCGAGGTAGATCAGCGCGTTGTATCCCGTCCAGCGCCAGATCACGATCGTCGAGACCGCCAGTTGCGAGGTCCACTGCCCGTTCTGCCAGTCGATGTCACCGATGCCGACCAGCCCGAGCGCCCAGTTGACCATCCCGTAGTCGCGGCCGAAGAGCAGCACGAAGACGAGCGTCGCGGCGGCGACGGACGTCGCGTACGGGGTGAGGGCGGCGACCCTGAAGAACATCGAGCCGCGCAGCCGGTAGTTGAGCAGATGCGCGATGCCGAGCGCCATGAGCAACTGCGGCACGGTCGACATCAGTCCGATGGTGACGGTGTTCCTGAGCGCGTTCCAGAAGAACTCGTCCTCGAGGAGGCGCGAGAAGTTGCGCAGCCCGACCCACTCCATGTCGGTGGGCGCGGTGAGCTCCACCCGGTGCAGTGAGGCCCAGCCGGTGTAGAGCAGCGGGAAGAGGCCGAAGGCGAGGAAGAAGACGAAGAACGGCGCGACGAAGGCGTACGGGCTCCATGTGATGTCGCGCCGGTAGCGGCGTGAGCGCCGCGCACGCCGACGCTGATCGGCGGCGTCCGTGCCGTCGGGGGCCGCGCCGTCAACGGCTGACCCCGGCTTCCCAGGATGTTCGAGGTGCGCGGCCGGCCTGCCGGGTACGGGTTGCGCCACGTCACTCGTCCAGAGCGTTGTCGATCGCCTTGACCGCCGCGTCCCAGCCCTCTTCCGGGCTGCGGCCCTTCTGGTCCACCTGGAGCATGCCGATGTCGGCCAGGTTCTGCGCGATGATCAGGTCCTTGGGCCCCACGATCTGCACCGGGACGTCCTGTGCCGCCCTGGAGAAGATCTTCCCGATGGGCGCGCCCCCGAAGTAGGGGTGAGCGGCGTCGGCGACGGCGGGCAGCGAGTAGGCGGCCTCGGCGCTGGGGAAGCTGCCGCGTTCGGTGAACAGCTTCGCCTGCTGCTCGGGAGCGGTCAGCCAGGCGGCGAGCTTCGCCGCCTCGGCGGTGTTGTCGCCCGACCTCGGTACGACCAGGAACGAGCCGCCCCAGTTGCTGGGCCGTGGCGCGGCGGCCACGTCCCATCTGCCCTTCCCGGCGGCGCCCGCCTTGTCCTGGATGTAGCCGAGCATCCAGGCGGGGCAGGAGACGGTGGCGAAGGCGCCGTTGGACATGGCCTGGTCCCAGGACGGCGTGAACTGCTGGAGCCTGCCGGTCAGTTTCTCCGTGGCGAACTCGGCGGCGAGGCTCCAGGCCTGCTTCACGGCCGGGCTGGTCTTGTAGACGATCTCGCCGTTCTCGTCGTAGAAGCGTTTCTCGTTGCTGCCGGTGACGGCCGCCAGCACACCGGAGGCGGAGTCGACGAAGGACGTCCCCTCGGGTGCCCGGGCCTTGTACTTCCTGCCCGTCTCCAGGTACTTGTTCCAGTCCCCGGCCCACAGCCGGCCGACCTCCTCGCGGTCGGTCGGCAGCCCGGCCTTCTCGAAGAGGTCCTTGCGGTAGCAGATGCCCTGGGGGCCGATGTCGGTGCCGAGACCGACCGTCTTCCCGTCCTTGGTGGTGGCCTGCGCCCACTTCCAGTCGAGGAACGAATCCTTGCTGACGCCGTCGGTCCTGCCCAGGTCGACGAGCCGGTCCGCCTGGGTGGCGGTGACCTCCGCGATGTTGTTGACCTCGACGGCCTGGATGTCGGCGAGACCGCTGCCGGTGCTGAGGTGCGTGAGCAACTGCGGGTAGTAGTTCTCGTTCCGCTGGATCGAGGTCTGCTTGATCCTGATGTCCGGGTGGAGCTTCATGTACTCCTCGTACAGCCCCGCCTCCTTGAGCCCGAAGGCGCCGAAGACGCCCACGGTGATGGTGGTCCTCCCCTTGCCGCCACCGCTGTCGTAGGCGCTGCCGCCCGGCTCTTCGCTGTCCTTGGCGCAGCCCGCGAGCAGCCCGGCGCCCAGCGCGACGACGACCGCGAGGATTGCGGTCCTCCGCATGACGATCTCCTTCGGGGAGTGCCGCCACCCCCGGGTCCTGACGTGCCGCCCGCGGCCGTACTTGTGTGGGACCCGTACTTTTAGCACGCCGGCCGCGACCGTGGCACGGGCGGTGGCCTGCGGCTTTGCCGCACGGGCACCGCCAGAGCACTGGGAGCGCTCCCATGGCGGGTCGGCCGTGTTCGTCGTCCAAGAGGGGAGGTCGGAAGGCGCCGCGGCACGTTATGTTCTCCGCCTGGGCAGCCTGGGGAGGCGGACACGATGTCTCGGACCATCCGTACGGGGAGCGGGGGGCGGGCCACCGGTCTGCCCACCCTCGAGGAGGTCGCAGCGCGGGCGGGGGTGGGACGCGGGACGGTCTCCCGGGTGATCAACGGCTCGCCGCGCGTGAGCGAGGAGACCCGCGCGCTGGTCGAGGCGGCCGTCGCGGAACTGGGTTACGTCCCCAACCGGGCGGCCCGGGCGCTCGCGGGCAACCGTACGGACGCCATCGCGCTCGTCGTCCCGGAGCCGGAGGACCGTTTCTTCGCGGAGCCGTACTTCTCCGAGATGGTGCGCGGCGTCGGAGCCGCCCTCGCCGACACCGAGATGCAGCTGCTGCTGACGCTCGCGGGCAACGACCGCGAGCGCAAGACGCTCGCCCAGTACCTCGCCGCGCACCGGGTCGACGGCGTGCTGCTGGTCTCGATGCACGCGGGCGACCCGCTGCCGGACCTGCTGGAGCAGCTTTCCATCCCGGTGGTGATCAGCGGCCGCCGCGCGGCGGACGAGACGCTGGCGGCGGTCGACTCCGACAACTTCGAGGGCGCGCGGGCGGCCGTCGCCCACCTGACCGCCCGAGGCCGGCGTACCGTCGCGACGATCACCGGCCCGCTGGACGTGTACGGTGCCCAGCGCCGCCTGGACGGCTACCGCTCCGGCGTCGCCGGCGCGGGTCTGGACGCCGACCCACGGCTGACGGCCGTGGCCGACTTCACCGAGCAGGGCGGCCGCCTCGCGATGCGCAAACTGCTCGAGGACCGCCCCGACCTCGACGCGGTCTTCGCCGCCTCCGACGTGATGGCTTCGGGCGCCCGGCACGTGCTGCGCGAGTCGGGCCGCCGCATCCCGGACGACGTGGCCCTCGTCGGCTTCGACGACTCGGCGGTGGCCCGGCACATGGACCCGGCGCTCACCAGCGTGCGCCAGCCGACGGAGGAGATGGGACGCACGATGGCCCGGGTCCTGCTGGAGGAGATCGCCGGGCCGTCACCGGAGCGGCCCCAGATCGTGCTGCCCACGGAACTGGTGGTGCGGGACTCGTCGTAACGGGTGGACCGGTCCGTGTCGGCCCCGTCCTCCTCGGCCGACGACCTCTCCGGCGGGCGACCCCTTAGGCCGGCGGCCGACGTCGTCATCCCCGCCGGCGGAGGTATGCCTCCAGCTCGGCGGCCCCGGTCAGCATCGCGCGCCCGCGGGCGGCCAGCCGGCCGTGCCAGTCGCGCAGCGCGGCCTCCAGCGGCTCGAGCCCGCCGGCCGCCCGCACCTGGGCGATCAGCGGGGCGATCTGCTCCAGAAGGTAGCCGCCCCGCCTGAGCTGGTGGGTCAACCGGGCGTCCCGCACGTCGGCCTCGTCGTAGACGCGGTACCCGGTCAGCGGGTCGCGGCGCGGGTTCACCAGTCCGGCGCGCTCCCATTTGCGCAGCGTCGCGGGCCGGATGCCGAGCTTCCCCGCCAGCGGTCCGATGAACGTGCCGCCGGTCCCGGGCGGCGCGGTCGGTCCTGACGCCGCGGTCGAACCGGCACCGTGTCCGGGAGTCCCACCGGTCCCGGGCCCCCTGCCCGTCCCGGGCTGCCCACCGGTCCCGAACGCCGAGGCGGGCTCGGTGGCCGTGCCGCGCCCGGGCCCCTCATTCCGTTCGGACGCCGGCGCGGGCTCCAGGTCGCGGAGGGCGCTCTCCACTGCCTGGAGGGTCCGGCGGTCGTCGAGGAGCTGGGCGTGACTCTCGTCGATGAGGCGGAACGCCTCCTCGACCGCGCTCTCGTTCACCGCCCGCATGATCGCCGTCGCCGTCCGGTGGCCGTGGCCCGGCGCCAGGGCGAGGAATGCGCGGAGGGCATCGGCGTGCAGCGACGTATAGGTCCGGTAGCCGTGGGGCGTGCGACCGGCGGCCGGGAGGATGCCGGCCTCCTCGTAGTTCCTGACCGCCTGTGTCGACAGACCGTGCACGCGTGCCAGGTCGACCGGCCTGAGCCGCTCGCTGTTTTGAAGGTTTCGCCCCATGTCCCTGCCGGTATCGCGTGAAAGTCTCAATCGAGGGTTCAACGATAGCGTTGAAGGCATGGCTACCGACATCCAGGACACCGCCCATGCCGTCGAGGCCGCCGCCGTCATGAGGCTGCTTCCGGCCCGGCCCCGGCTGCTCGCCCTGGGCGAGCCCACCCACGGCGAGGACTCCCTGCTCGACCTGCGCAACGAGCTCTTCCGGCAGCTCGTCGAGCAGGAGGACTACCGCACGATCGCGATCGAGAGCGACTGCGTGACGGGCCTGCTCGTGGACGACTACGTCACCTCCGGCACCGGCACCCTCGACGAGGTCATGGAGCGCGGATTCAGCCACGGTTGGGGTGACTCCGCGGCCAATCGCGAGCTCGTCCGCTGGATGCGCGCCTACAACGCCCGCGTCGACGACGAAGGCCGTCCCGCGTCCGAGCGGCTCCGCTTCGCCGGCTTCGACGGCCCGCTGGAGATCACCCATGCAGCGAGCCCTCGGCAGGTTCTCACCGCACTCCACGCCTACCTCGCGGCCCAGGTGGACGCGGACCTGCTCCCCTGCACCGCGGAAACGCTCGACCGCCTGCTCGGCGCCGACGACCGGTGGACCGATCCGGCCGCGATGACGGACCCCTCCCGGTCCGTGGGGCGGTCGGCCGAGGCCGGGGAGCTGCGGCTGATCGCCGACGACCTGGTGGCCCTGCTCGACGCGCAGACGCCGCACCTGGTCACAGCGACTTCGGGGGACGACCGGTACCGGGCGCACCTGCACGGGCGCACCGCGACCGGCCTGCTGCGCTACCACCACTGGATGGCCGACACCTCACCGGGCCGCCTGCCCCGGCTGGTGGGCGTGCGGGACCAGATGATGGCCCACAACCTCCTCGCCGTCGCCGCTCGCGGTCCGGCATTCGTCCACGCTCACAACTCCCATCTCCAGCGTCGGACCAGCACGATGCGGATGGGCGGGACGCCGCTGGAGTGGTGGAGCGCCGGTGCGCTGGTGAGCGCCCGGCTCGGCGAGGCGTACGCCTTCGTGGCCACGGCCCTCGGCACCATCCGGCACCGGGGAGTGGACACTCCGCCGCCGGACACCGTCGAAGGACTGCTGTACGCGCTCCCGGAGGACTGCTCCGTCATCGACGCCCCGCGGCTGGCCACCGCCCTCGCCGATGTGCGGCCCGTGCACCGCGTGTCGCCCTGGTTCGGCTACGCCCCGCTCGACCCGGCGCACCTGGCGGACAGCGACGGCATCGTGTTCGTCAAGGACGTCCCGCAGAGCTGGTGCACCCCGTGAGCCGCCGTCGGCCGCGCTCAGCGGCCTTGGGCACCCGTACGGGCCGCCCGGTCAGCCGACGAAGGACTCGGGGCCGAAACGGCCCCAGGCCACGAAGACGGTCAGGGCGAGATAGACCAGGTCCACGAC
Coding sequences within it:
- a CDS encoding cellulose binding domain-containing protein; this translates as MGSSTHRRRANVRTKAVGAVVVTAVIGGTAVVLTGTAQAAAVGAAYTRTSTWDGGYTGQYVITNETGEARTDWTLEFELPAGTRISSLWNGEHTVDGQQVTVKPASWNKSLAPGASVTVGFVTSASGKAADPTACLIDEIKCSVDGGATPQPSGRPTEQPTPTPTPTATPTQKPTPTPTATATPTPTPTGAPKPGDAARYAPYIDTSLYPAYDMLDTAAKTGVKEFNLAFITSGGSCAPLWGGVTDLANDKVAAQIGDLRAKGGDVRVSFGGAAGHELALNCSSADDLAKAYGKVIDTYKLTKVDFDIEGAALPDTAANSRRSQAIAQLQKSHPGLNVSFTLPVMPEGLTQPGVDLVADAGKNGVRVDAVNIMAMDYGPAYSGDMGEYAIQAATATQAQIKGVLGLSDAAAWQAVAVTPMIGVNDVVTEIFKVDDAAQLVKFAESKNLGWLSMWSSTRDKQCAGGEKPAADATCSSILQEPLAFTKAFSAYK
- a CDS encoding erythromycin esterase family protein — translated: MATDIQDTAHAVEAAAVMRLLPARPRLLALGEPTHGEDSLLDLRNELFRQLVEQEDYRTIAIESDCVTGLLVDDYVTSGTGTLDEVMERGFSHGWGDSAANRELVRWMRAYNARVDDEGRPASERLRFAGFDGPLEITHAASPRQVLTALHAYLAAQVDADLLPCTAETLDRLLGADDRWTDPAAMTDPSRSVGRSAEAGELRLIADDLVALLDAQTPHLVTATSGDDRYRAHLHGRTATGLLRYHHWMADTSPGRLPRLVGVRDQMMAHNLLAVAARGPAFVHAHNSHLQRRTSTMRMGGTPLEWWSAGALVSARLGEAYAFVATALGTIRHRGVDTPPPDTVEGLLYALPEDCSVIDAPRLATALADVRPVHRVSPWFGYAPLDPAHLADSDGIVFVKDVPQSWCTP
- a CDS encoding TioE family transcriptional regulator is translated as MGRNLQNSERLRPVDLARVHGLSTQAVRNYEEAGILPAAGRTPHGYRTYTSLHADALRAFLALAPGHGHRTATAIMRAVNESAVEEAFRLIDESHAQLLDDRRTLQAVESALRDLEPAPASERNEGPGRGTATEPASAFGTGGQPGTGRGPGTGGTPGHGAGSTAASGPTAPPGTGGTFIGPLAGKLGIRPATLRKWERAGLVNPRRDPLTGYRVYDEADVRDARLTHQLRRGGYLLEQIAPLIAQVRAAGGLEPLEAALRDWHGRLAARGRAMLTGAAELEAYLRRRG
- a CDS encoding sugar ABC transporter permease, with product MAQPVPGRPAAHLEHPGKPGSAVDGAAPDGTDAADQRRRARRSRRYRRDITWSPYAFVAPFFVFFLAFGLFPLLYTGWASLHRVELTAPTDMEWVGLRNFSRLLEDEFFWNALRNTVTIGLMSTVPQLLMALGIAHLLNYRLRGSMFFRVAALTPYATSVAAATLVFVLLFGRDYGMVNWALGLVGIGDIDWQNGQWTSQLAVSTIVIWRWTGYNALIYLAAMQAVPKDLYESAALDGASPWQQFIHVTVPSLRHTILFTCVVSTIGATQLFGEPLLFSGGAGATGGADHQFQTLGLYLYEQGWVNLHLGRASAIAWAMFLILLVVGAVNWLVARRLGKSA
- a CDS encoding carbohydrate ABC transporter permease translates to MTGRKGRAGRQLHGGRFAYAALIVFTAGSLFPLVWTAVAASRTNTRLAQTPPPFWFGSRLFRNLEIAWTDANMGTALLNTTIVAGSVATGTVVFATFAGFAFAKLRFRMKNALLLLVIGTMMVPPQLSVVPLYMLIAELSWTDQLRSVILPTLVSAFGVFFMRQYLMEALPTELIEAARVDGASSLRVVWHIVFPAARPAMAVLGMLTFVMAWNDFFWPILALTQSGNPTVQVALAGLGQGYIPDQSVIMAGALLGTLPLLIAFVVFGRQIVGGIMQGAVKG
- a CDS encoding ABC transporter substrate-binding protein, coding for MRRTAILAVVVALGAGLLAGCAKDSEEPGGSAYDSGGGKGRTTITVGVFGAFGLKEAGLYEEYMKLHPDIRIKQTSIQRNENYYPQLLTHLSTGSGLADIQAVEVNNIAEVTATQADRLVDLGRTDGVSKDSFLDWKWAQATTKDGKTVGLGTDIGPQGICYRKDLFEKAGLPTDREEVGRLWAGDWNKYLETGRKYKARAPEGTSFVDSASGVLAAVTGSNEKRFYDENGEIVYKTSPAVKQAWSLAAEFATEKLTGRLQQFTPSWDQAMSNGAFATVSCPAWMLGYIQDKAGAAGKGRWDVAAAPRPSNWGGSFLVVPRSGDNTAEAAKLAAWLTAPEQQAKLFTERGSFPSAEAAYSLPAVADAAHPYFGGAPIGKIFSRAAQDVPVQIVGPKDLIIAQNLADIGMLQVDQKGRSPEEGWDAAVKAIDNALDE
- a CDS encoding LacI family DNA-binding transcriptional regulator — its product is MSRTIRTGSGGRATGLPTLEEVAARAGVGRGTVSRVINGSPRVSEETRALVEAAVAELGYVPNRAARALAGNRTDAIALVVPEPEDRFFAEPYFSEMVRGVGAALADTEMQLLLTLAGNDRERKTLAQYLAAHRVDGVLLVSMHAGDPLPDLLEQLSIPVVISGRRAADETLAAVDSDNFEGARAAVAHLTARGRRTVATITGPLDVYGAQRRLDGYRSGVAGAGLDADPRLTAVADFTEQGGRLAMRKLLEDRPDLDAVFAASDVMASGARHVLRESGRRIPDDVALVGFDDSAVARHMDPALTSVRQPTEEMGRTMARVLLEEIAGPSPERPQIVLPTELVVRDSS